GCATGCCTGTAAAGCCAAGGAAACTTTAGCTCTCAGTTTAAATTGGAAATAAATCGAAATGCTTGACCCGAAAATAGGAGAAACTCCATTTATTAATGCAAAATCGGAAATTGTGCTGTGTTTTCCTGTTTGTGCGCACACGTGTGCCTTTGGTCGAAGGTCCTGCGGAATTCAATATCCTTCAACGGCTCCATTTATTACGATGTTTATGTGGAGGGCGTAAATCAAGAGCACAAATGGCATGGAATTAATAAATGAGTCCACACGTGATGAAAATTTTGCTTTATTtactttgattatttttctgAGCACATTCCCTGGACGAAACACGAGGAAAATGCCCATGCTGCATGTTTTGCCCCTCTTCTGCTCGGCACTTcgaatttatttgctttgctgGTTTGTTGTGCAGCCCTTTCatattttatgttaattaaatttgttgccCTGTTTTGTTGCAACTTGAAACCAATTACGCAGGATGTGAGTGGGCGTGCCCATACTGACAGTCTGCTATGCTGCTTAATTCCTTCAACTCTAACTCCTGGCTGCAGCTCGTTACTTCGTTACTTAGTTTTGACGTGCTGGGCGGGTGGAAAGCGGCGGAAAATCGTGGAAAAGCGTGGCGCTGGGGGCGGGCTCTCCAAGCCGTGAAATAACTTCCGTTGCAAATTTCATTTTCGTTGCACACATTTTTTATTCACACAAAATGCACAATGCAGACACATGAAATACAAGAGGTCAACTGGGTGCAAGCATGTGTGCGTTTCAGTTTGAAAGTTTGATACCCCTTTCGGTAATGAATGCGTTTTAATGAGCTTCAAGTTATGACAGCAAATAAGCTGGCAATCGTAACATGAGCCCCGCACTTTAAGCTCCTTAAGTTATAATTGAATTGGCTGGGTTTTCTAAACAAAAATACCTAGTATAGGTATATACCTAAACTATATTTATAAACTATACCCAACTCTCTTTCTAAATAGTATGTATGTGGAAGCAAAATATATCTATACAGATATAAAGTTatataagaaatatatttCTGCTCTGTTCACATGAAACAGCCTAAGGGGCCAAGAAATTTAAGTTACAGTAAGTTTTTTGAGCCTTAGGCCATGCTAAATTTGTTTGGGAAAGTGTTGAAATGTTGAAcaacttaaattaaaatgactTTCAAGTTTTTCCCTATTTCCTCCTTTGCTTGCACAATTTCACCTTGTTTTCCACTTGCCATCCGAATGCGACTTTTGTGCTGCCATGGAAGTGAAGGAAGATGAAGTGGTgtaaataatttgaatttaatactATTTACTCTCGTTGTTGATGCCTCGCCCCAAAGTTTGTAATTATTTTCTTACTTCGGTTGCCACAAGTGTGAAAATCAGCACAACTTTTTCGTGTGAAGCCATTTTCCTTGTTTTTTCCCAGCGTTTTTTGTAGTGCTTCATTTTTATGTTGCCCCAGGACTGTCGCAAAAAGAGAAGCAAAGTTTTTATGGTTGCTTCGAGTTTGGGTAGGGTTGTGTTCCGTCCGTCCATTAAAAATGTatggaaaataatttcgttaaaTATTCGGTCAGTGGCCTGCGTTTTCCAACCTTTCTTCGTTTCTATAAGACTGGCATTGCTGTTGGTTTGGGTCTTGGATAAAATGGAGAGAGTTTTCTCTCCGCCTGATTGGGTTTCCCACCACCAAAACGATCAAGTGGAGAGTAAGAGGCACCAcccaaaattaaaattactgTGTGTTTTTGGGAGAGAGGAAAATCGGAGAAAGAGAGAGTGAGAAAGGGATAATTGTCGAAGGGAAAGCGCATTGATAAGACCGGCTGTTTGTCGGAAACCGGTTTTACAGTGATCTCTACATAAAGGTACCacctttaatatttatttgtaagttaaagtatttaaatttgtacaagttatatttttgttaaattgatttaattaattgtattattagtggaatttaattatttatgttaGGTACTTACATATAATAaagtaaatatatgtaaataagCATATAATCAAATTTCCTACCTTTagaaacttaaaaataaaaccattaagataaaaaaaaaccatatgTTCACCACATAGAGCGCGACCTGTACTGTGTaacttttttgtttatttgggGACTGCTGTCTGCCTTCCGGAGTTCGGAAGTTTAGACTGCACCGACCGATTGCAGAGTTCACACACGTCATATCACCACCAACcaggaatatatattttgtataaatagATCCATGGCTACAATGGATGACTTTTTCTATAAGGTGCAGCGGAAACATCCCACCATTCTGGACGACTTGCGAGCAGTTTTCAAAAACTCGCAAAGCGATTCGCCGCATCGTTCAATAACTCTATCCCAAATACGTGGTAAGAATCCGGTCTTTTCATCCAGGTAAACACAATTAACTTTCAACCGTCATTGCAGCTGCCTACAGTCAACGAACTGGCCAGGACTTTCCCGTCAAGGGTGGCACGCGAACCCAAATGTGTTTCGTCCTGACAATCCCTTATGTTGCCTGCTTCACCAGTCAAATTGGCACCTTGCGATTCTACACCATCGAAGTGAACCAGCAATAGGGTGGTATTCAACACTGAAGTCTAGTCTGACCCGTGCAATTTCTCTATACTCATATGATGTATAGCAATATTTACACAAAATTAATATTCTATGAATACAAattgataataataaaataaatgaaataagcTATTTACACGACCTTCGTTATTTTTTAAGATGACCTGTTTCACTATGTCTTAAGTCGGCATAGCAAGTGAAAACCCGACCTACCCCGATTATATGGAGCACATAATACTGACTTAAGAAAACTTCGGAAAACCACAATCACTTCTATATTAAATTGATGACATCAGCTCTTTCTAGTTGTCTGACCCGAGATAATGAGGTCTGAACGAATAAGCCCAGTGGtgttttaattgtgttttGGAAGCATACACTGCATTTTAAAACTTAATTCTCTTTCTACATAAGCAATACCTATCACGGatttgaaaaacattttattcaAAATCGATGAAATATAgtatttttttgccatttaaaacaaaaatgtctGATGAAACCCCATCAGACCGAATAACTTCTATGTtttacaacaacaatagccAAAATAATTTGCCCATCAAAATAAACTTTCCCTTGGCCAAAGGCGACAACTTccaattgcaattaaaatggcAAACGCTTCGGCTTTTTGCGCTGCGACTGCCAATTGTAATTTGGGCCATGGCTGCAATCAAACGGCGACAGCAAACAGCGCCGGGAAAATCGGAAAACCTCAGTGCAAACCGAGGGACGAGTGACAGCGTGTTGTTGTCCGCTCTGCGTTTACACATCAAATCAGATTTATTTGCTGCGGCAGCTTTGTGAAACAAAAACCAGCAAAAAGTGGAGCAGCCGGACAAACAACAACTCACAGACCAAGCGGGCTGAACACAAACGAATTCCGAGGTTGCAGTTTCAGTTTGGGGAGCACTGGAGCACTGGAGAGCTGGAGAACTGGCGACTGGTGGCCACGCAGTCGCAGAATCGAGGGACCCACTGCGAAGCATAATGAAACTAAATGCCTGGGCGAAGGAGCAAAACCccaaaacaaattcattacGGAACTACACCTCAGGGGGTGATAATTCGATTCAGCGAAACTTTGGTGATTATTTATTGCTTCATGCGGCGACTCCGACTTTCCCTCTGTGCTACCGGGTGGTTTTTTCGGTGGGGTTTCCCTGGTTTTCCTTggttttcccacttttcccgTCGGTTTGGCCCAGTCCCCCTGGTGTTTTGCTGTTGGTGTCATAAAATGTTTTGTGGCCCAAAACTCGGCACTGGAACTCATTACTTTGTTCATTAACACTTTTTTTCGGATGCGTTTTGTCCTCATTTCACTCCGTTTGgtttttgcctttttctttttgtttttgtggccaaagCAGGTATAAAAAGTTAGGATATGCCAAAATAAATTATCCTATAAACTGCATACACAAACCATAAAATCAGTACAGCTTAAGTAAGCTTCTTTATTACCTCCTTTTACAATTATTTATgcttattaaaatatatttttgaatgGTTAGTATTTTTTAAAATGGAGTTGATAACAGGGTACCTTCAAGTCTAATAATCAAATTACCGATTGACCAATTAGTTATGCCCCATTTCAACTATTCACTGTCATGATATGGACTTCCTGCAGGATTATATGTTTTTCTATCTGGATGTTCCTATTTGTGCTTTTAActttcctttgtttttgtttttttatcccacatattttatttatatgccTTAAATGGCTTCAATTTTATTACCACCGTTAATCGTAGAGTAAAAAGTATACAGGATCCTTCGGAAagtatataattaattttaagcGGTATATATATTCCTGATCAGGATCATTATCAGAATCGATCTGTTTGTCTATCCCttccaaaattaatttttccaaTTCTATacgggtatctaatagtcgaCTATAGAACTCTGCCCTATTTTTGCttacagttgttgttgttcgctTTTAGTTTTCCATGgccataaacattttttatgctTCATTAGGGTTTGCTTTCGCTTTCCTTTCTATTTCGTTTGTtgttttgggttttgtttttgcgctCTTTTTGGGTCGACTTATCAGTGGCCAAGTTGAAATGTTGTTAACTTTTACTAGCTGCGGTTTTAATTCATCGTGAGGAGGCTGTTTCGGCCAACAGCCCCTAGCCTTTGTGGCTTATGGCACTTTGCTGAGTTATAAAATGCTATCGAGGGCGCAGGATTTTATGTCTCAGGGTCAG
This genomic stretch from Drosophila mauritiana strain mau12 chromosome 2L, ASM438214v1, whole genome shotgun sequence harbors:
- the LOC117146512 gene encoding uncharacterized protein LOC117146512, encoding MATMDDFFYKVQRKHPTILDDLRAVFKNSQSDSPHRSITLSQIRAAYSQRTGQDFPVKGGTRTQMCFVLTIPYVACFTSQIGTLRFYTIEVNQQ